The stretch of DNA TAATCCAAAGCCAATTCCACTTAAAATAATCACTGCTTTTAATCCATTGTCAATAAACAAAGTAATAAGCTCAGGAGAAACCCCTTGGGCATTCATCTGAAGCAGGTTTATAATTGCTGTAAAGGCATATGTCCCTGGAAGTAAAGGAATAATTGAAGCAATAGTATAAACAGGTCTTGGAACTATATATTTTCTTGACCAATATAAAGCGATAACTCCAACTAAAGTAGAAGCTAAAAAAGTAGCAAGTTCAATGGGAATATTTAAATCCATAAGTACAAATCTAGTTGTATATCCTATAGCTCCACCAATTGCACAATATACTAAGGCATTTCTTGGAACATTAAAAACCATAGCAAAACCAACAGCTGGAATAGCTGCAAAGATTGCATTTAAGATATATGTAGCTAATAAACTATCCATTACCAACCTCTCATACTAAGTAATGCAAAAGCTAGAATAATACCTATTGAAGTAGCAACGCTTAAAAGTAGTGCTTGCATCCAACGACCCCAACCCATAGAAAGGTATCCTTTTACTGCATCTAAGACTGAGTTTACAAAGGGAAATCCAGGAGCTAGTAAAATTACACTAGAAGTCATCACTATATTTGGTGTGGAGCTTAACTCAAATATTTGTGAAGTACTTGCAATAAGTGTTGCTACAAAAGCTGTAAGTCCAAAACTAATGATTAAGACAAACTGTTTTTTAGCCATAACATGTCTTACATACATAGCAACACTAGCAGCAATAAAAGTTATAAAAAACCCATTTAAATCTGCTCCATAAAGATATGAGAATGAAGCACAAGATAGACCAACCATAAATACAACTAGCCATCTATTGTAATGATTTGGTTGAATCTCTTTTATAGTATTAAAAACATAATCAACATCTTTTTTATCTCGTTCAACATCTATACACATCTTTTGAACATCACAAACAATAGACATATTTATAGGTTTGTGATGAGCTCTTCTTGTTGTAGTTACTGATTGTGTTTGATTATTGTTTAAAGTACTTAAAACAATAGCAGAAGGAATAAGAGAAACTTCAACAGAATCAACGCCTAAAGCTTTTCCTAGTCTTTGTGCTGTATCTTCTATAAGTTTACTTTCTGCACCAAATTCAAGCATTAAAACAGCTGCTTTGATTATCGCTCTTGTAACTTTTGTTTGTTCTTCGTATGTAATATTATTCATCTATTTTTAGTTTTAAAATCTTTCCATTGTCATCTGCAATGTATAGGTTTCCTTTTTTGTCAAAAGTTATTCCCTCTTGTGCATACTTTTTTGATAACTTATACTCTTTTACTACTTTTTTTGAAGTTATATCATATTTAATTAACAAATTGGCATCATCGCTTACTAAATATAAAAAATCTTTGTAAAAAGCTAAACCAGCAATATCTTTATAGCCATGGTCAATAACATCTTTTATCTCTAGTTTTTTCTTCTTTTTATAATCTAAAATAACTATAACAGAAGAGTCATCTTTAGGGTAGGGCTTATCTGATTGATTAGAGGCATAGATTTTGCCATTGTGTAAAGTTAGACCTTCAATCCCATCTTTACCTTTTTTAATAATTTTATTGCCTTTGTATTTACCTTTAATTTTTATCTCTTTTATTATTGAAAAATCTTTTTTATTTAGAAGTATAATTTCATCTTTCTCTTCATTTGCAAGAAGTAGTATATTTTTCTTTTCATCTATAGTTATACCTTCTAAGTCGAAATCACCTAGTTTTTTTTCTCTTTTAATTTTACCCTTTAAAGATAGTTCATAGATAGTTCCTTCATCATTTACTACAAAAAGAGTATTTGATTTTTCACTATAAACTATACCTGAAGCCTCAGGGATTTTTGCTATTACTTTCTCTTTTGCAAAAAGGTTTTGACAAAAAGTAAGAAGAAGTAGGATTGTAAAAAAGTTTTTCATATGTTTTAGTTGCCTTATTTTCTGAAATTTTATACTAATTATCATAACGAATGTATTAAACTTTAAAAAGTTAAATTTAACTGTTACCTATAAACAATACCATGAAATAAGGGTTTTGTTAAATGTAACATTGGCTTAAGGTATATTTTAGATATAAACTTTAGTATATATACTATAATAATAAAAAAATATTTTATTTTTGGATTTCACTATGCAAGAATATGTAACAAATACAATAAATAGTTTTAAAGAAGAATCAGCAATCAATAGAATAGTGTATAACATTATTACTGTTATTAAGACAAAACATGATTATGAATCTGCAATTAATCTTATTAAAGAGAATAATATAAATCTTGAAGATATAGTTTCAAGAAGTATAAGACTACCTCTTCCTGACCTTATCAAGTTAGCAGATTTAATGATTTTAAAAAAGGGTAAATAAGTAATGAATGAAGTGATTAGTAGGATTGTTTATCTTATAAAAAAAGAAGTTAACTTTGAAGAAGCAGCAAATTTAATGATTCAAAACAATATAACTATTGCTAAACTTTCGCAACAAACTTTAAAATTGTCTCAGTTAGACTTAGCAAGGTTGGCTGATAAAATATTACAAAAAAAGTAGCTAAGAGAAACTATTCTCTTAACTCACTTAGTCTTTTTAGAAGATACTCTAACTCAGCTCTTTTTTCAACTTTTTCATGAACTTTCTCTTCTAGGAAATCAACTACATTTTTATGTAGTCTAACTTTTGATAGTTTATTAATATTTGTGATTCCACCTGGGTTTAAAACATTAACCTCTAAGATTTTATCACCAATCATATCTAATCCTGCAAAATAGATACCATCAGCTAAAAGTTTTTTACCTACTTTATTACAAATAGTTTTTTGTGATTCTGTTAAATTATACTTGTGTGCACTTCCACCTGCTTGAATATTAGCTCTTACTTCTCCATCTGCTGGTTTTCTATGGTATGCACCAATTGCTTTACCATTTAGCATCATAACTCTTACATCACCATCTTCAGCACCATGAATATACTCTTGTAAGATAACATAGTTTTCACCTGAGCTATCTATATAAAAATCAAGTAAAGAGTTAATATTTGATTTTGCATTTTTTTCTAATACAATTACACCTCTACCACCTGAACCATCAAGGGGTTTTAAAATCATCTTCTCTTCATGTGATTCTTCAATAATTTTCTTTATATATTTTTTACTTCCTGAAACATGAGTTTTAGGTAAGTAACTATTTGTTGGGTCATGGAAAGTTGTTGTATATAATTTATTGTTTGCTTTTCTAATACCATCTACGTCATTGATAATTATTGTTTCATCTTTTACTGAATCTAGGAAGTTGAAAACTATAGGTGAAATAGGAGGGTCTTTTCTTATCATAATACAGTCAAAAGCATGTAAAGCTTTTAGCTTAACCTGAAATTCACATTTTTTATAAAATGACGTTATTGAGTCTGGAATTTTACCTTCAAATAGAATTGTTTTAGCAAAACCATGTACAATATTGTTTCTAACAGTTAAATCATTTGTATAAAGTATTGAGACTTTGTGTCCTCTTTGCATACACTCTTTTATAATCGCAAGTGTAGTACTTTTTACTGGTTCAATATTGTCCCAATGTTCAATAATAAACGCAACATGCATTTTTTTATCCTTAGTATAAATTAATCTATAATTATACTCTAATTTTAAGATAAATTACTATTGTTTAACTATTTTGAGGGAAGATAATCTTGAAGTTGGCTCCAAAATATGATTTATTATTTAAAATAAATTGTTCGTTTGATAGGTTTATATTTCCATTTAGGTGTTTTGTAATAATTTGAGAAGACATATAAAGACCAATTCCTGTTCCTTGGCTTTTATGTTTTGTAGTAAAATATGGTTCAAAGATTCTAGTTTGGATTTTTTCAGGAACTCCTCCTGCACTATCTTTAATAGAGATGATAATATTATTGTTCTCTTTTGTCGCTAAGATATATATCTGTTTGTCTTTTATATCTTGTTGGTTTAAAGCATCTATTGCATTGTTAAAAATATTTAATAGTACTTGTGTTAATTCACTCTCTAAAGTTGTAATTTCTATATCTGATATCTTTTTTGTTAAATTGATATTTGAAGATTTGATTTTTGATGTGATTAAGTATAAAGACTTATCAATACAAGAAGCTACGTCAAAAGTAGTATTCTCTTTATTTGGATTAAAAAAGTTTCTAAAGTCATCAATTGTTTTAGATAAATATTGAGTATGCTCATTAATAGCTCTTACATTATCCAATAAGTGCTGTTTTGGCATTTCATTATCAATCTCAAGGTTTAATTGCATTCCTGTAGAGACTGTAGAGATTATTGATAAAGGTTGTCTCCATTGGTGGGCTATATTTTCTAACATTTCTCCCATTGCAGCCATTTTTGATTGTTGAGCTAAGATTGTATCTTTTTCTCTTTTCTCTTGTTCTAGTTTTTTGATTTTACTAATATCTAAAATAGTTCCAATTATTAATAAAGGATTATTTTTTTCATCAAACTTAGTGATTTTAGAAGTGATTTGTAAGTACTTGATAGTTTTTTTATTGATAACAATTCTAAACTCATTTACTAATTTGTTTTTAGAAGAGACTAATTTATTTAGGTGACTTTTTACTATTTTTTTATCATCTTCATGTACATAAGACAATAGTAAATCAACAGTAGGTTTTATTTGATTTGGATAGAAACCAAACATTTTAAAGTGTTCATTACTCCAATATAATTCGTCTTTTTTTATCTCATATTGAAAACTTCCTAAGTGGGCAATTTTTTGTGCTTCATCTAAAAGGTAGTTAGCTCTTTTTAACTCTTTAGTTTTATCTTCAACTTTTATCTCTAAAGATTCATTTAGTTGTTTTAACTCTTTAGTTCTTTCTTCAACTTTCTCTTTTAAAAGTTTATTTTGTTTTATATTTGATTGATTTTTAAATATAAGAATAATTACAATTGTAAAGATAACAGACAAGGCAATCCAAAGTCTATTGTAGTTGAAATTATCTTCGAACTGTACATTTTCCCATTTGTTGATTATGTTTTCTATTTTTTGTTTATCTAAAGACTCAATAGTTTTATTTAAAGCACTATGCAAAAGAGGGTAATCCTTTCTCATCATAATTCTAAGTGCAAAGTTTAAATCTGTATTTCCAGATATTTTAAGAGTTTCTAATCCTAATTTACCAATATTATATGCTAGGTTTGGCTTTATATCAATATAAGCAAAAGCATCTTTACATTCAACTGCTTCAAGACCCTCTTTTATACTTTTTACTAGAAGTAAGTTTAAATTAGGGTAATTCTCTTTTAAAAGTTTATGGGCTGTAAAGTTTTCTCCCACTGCTATTTTTTTATCTTTTATTTGTTCTATATTTTCAATGAAATTTTCATCTTTTAGTGTAACCATTGAGATAGGAAAAGAGATATATGGTTTTGTAAAAATAGCATACTTTTCTCTATCTTTTGTTTTTCCTGTACTAAAAATCACATCTTGTTGTTTTTGTTTTATACTTTCAAGCTGTTTTGTAAAGTCATTGAAGAAAGTATATTTTGTATTTAGATTTAAATCTTCTTCAAGTAGTTTCCAAACTTCAGAAGAGATACCTGTAGGAGTATGTGATTTTGACTCAAAAGAGAAAGGTTTCCATGCTCTAGAAACAGAGACATTAATTTTTGTATTTTTTATAAAATTTGATTCTTCTTTTGTTAGATTTGTAGGTTTAAATTGATCATAGAATTTAAACTTTTCATTAATAATCCACTTACTTTCAATATCATAAAGCTCTTCTTTTGATATTTTTTGAAAGCCTTTGTTAAATGTATCAATTAACTCCTGCTTTAAAGCAATGGCTTGAACATCTGAAAATTCAGATAATAGGTTTATATGTTTGATTTCATGAAAATGACCCTTTTGTAAGGTATAAAATTCAATAGCAATTTTATCATCATAGAGTAAATCAATTTTTTTTGAAACTAAATCTTCTATTGCTTTATCATAATCTTTATAGACTACAATTATTGAGTTAGGAAAGTTACTTTTAATAGGCTCTTTGTAGTCTTTACCTATAATTCCAATTACATATGAAGCATCTTTTGCAAAGTTTTTACTAGTCTCTTTATGAATAAAAAGAGCAGTTTTATTTTGATAAAAAGGATTTGAACCTTTCATCCAAGATTCATAAACTTCTGTTCCTAAAAAAAAGTCTACTTTTTTATTCTTTACTAGCTCAATAGAGTTTTGCCAAAGTTTTCCATTTACAAATTTTATTTTATAGTTGTTTTTTTCTGCCCAAAGTTTCCAGTAGTCTATTAAAAGTCCTTGGGGTTTGTTGTTTTCAATATAAGAAAAAGGTGCATAGTTTGGGTCATAAGAGATTGTAAAACTTTTTTTAAATGGTTGTGCGTATAAAAAGCATGAAAACAAGAAAAGAGCAAATACTGTTTTAAATCTCAACATTTTTAATCCACTATACTTTGATTGTGAAAGTATTATATCAGAAAAAAATAACTTAGTAATAAATGACTGTTTAGAAAATAGTATTATTTTATATTCAATAGATACTAAATATCCTTTGTATATAATAGTTCTAAATAGAAAATATAAGGGAAAGTTTGAAAGATATTACAAAATACTATTTAGATAAAGAGATTTTATTTAAAGAGATTGAAGAAGTAAGTCCAAAAGAGTTAAAAAGTAGAAAAAAGATTAAGATATTTGTGGCAACTTCAACAAATAAAGATTATTATGCAATATTTATAGTAGATTCAAAAAGTAGATTCATAAGAAAAAATGCAGAAGATTTAATGCAAATGGAAGCTTTATTAGCAGACTATAAAGAACACAATTTTAAGAAAAAAGAGCTAATTATCTCTTCACCTTTATGTTCAAAAGCTAAAAAATTACTTGAAGAGAATAAATGGAGAGTAAGAGTTGATTTTATGTGATATTGGGAATACAACTTTTCACTTTAATATAGATGGAAAAGAACAAAGATATTTAGTAAACTCCCATGTGCCTGATTTTAAACAAAGAGTTTATTATGTCTCTGTAAATGATAACGCAACTGCAAAATTAAAACTTACAAATGATGATATAGTTGATTTAGAACCATATATAAAATTTAAAACAAAATATGTTGGTATGGGATTAGATAGAAAGATTGCTTGTTGTTTTATTGAAGATGGAATAATAGTTGATGCAGGAAGTGCAATTACTGTTGATATTATAAAAAAAGGCAAACATAAAGGTGGATTCATTCTTCCTGGACTAAAAGCTTTTAGGGATATTTACCCTCAAATTTCTCATAAATTAGATGTTGATTTAAATACAAAGGTAAATTTAGATAAAATCCCCCTTTGTACTAAAGATGCAATCTCTTATGCTATATTAAAATCAATTATAGAACCAATTAAAAAAGTGAGCAAAAAAAAGCAGATTACTTTTACTGGTGGAGATGGAAAGTTTTTGAGTAAATACTTTGACAATAGCATCTATAAAAAAGACATAATTTTTGAAAATATGAGAAGGATAATTAATGCTAACGATTGCATTACCTAAGGGAAGAATAGCAAAAGAGACTCTTTCTAAGTTTGAAAAAGCATTTGATGAAGAGTTTGTATTTGAAGATAGAAAACTTATTTTAGAAAAAGCTGGATTTAGATTTTTAAATGTAAGAAATCAAGATGTACCTACTTATGTTATGCATGGAGCAGCAGATTTAGGTGTAGTTGGACTTGATGTATTAGAAGAAAAAGAGTATGACTTAATTAAACTACTTGATTTACAACTTGGATATTGTAAAGTTGCCTTTGGTCTTATCAAAGGACAAGAACTAGATATGACAAAGAGTAAAATCACTGTTGCTACAAAACATGAGAAAATTGCAAAAAGATATTTTGAAGAAAAAGCAATGGCAGTTGATATTATCAAACTATATGGTTCTATTGAATTAGCTCCTTTAGTAAACCTTGCTGATTGTATTGTTGATATCGTTGAAACTGGTGCAACAATGAAACAAAATGGTTTAGAAGTAGGGCCTACAATTATGGAAAGTAGCGCACACTTAATTGCAAACAAAAATGCTTATTATGCAAAAAAAGATAAGATTTTTGATTTAAAAGAAAAGTTAGAAGCTGTTATTCAATGGGATTAAATTTATACTCTAAGATAGAGCCTTATTTAGACTTTCAAGATGAGGTTTATAACTTACATAATGAGTTTATGTCTATTGTTTTTGATAAAGAACTAGACAATATTTTAGATGTAGGTTGTGGACAAGGTTTTTTTATTGAGAGTCTAAACTTAAATCAAAAAAATGCTTATGGAATTGATTTAAGTAGCGAGCAAATTGAAGCTTGTAAACAAAGAGGTGTAGAAAATGTTGCATGCATTGACTTAAAAGATGTAAAAGAAAAATATGACTGTGCAACGGCTATCTTTGATGTGATTAACTATATTCCAAAGGATAGTTTAAAAGAGTTCTTTGAGAATGTTTATAAAGCTTTAAATGATAAAGGATACTTTATCTTTGATGTAAATACTCTTTATGGTTTTGAAGAGATAGCACAAGGTTGTATTACAATGGATTTAGATGATAAATTCATTGCTATTGATGCTATTTATGAAGATGAAAAACTAGTTACTGATTTAACTCTGTTTACAAAGTTAGAAGATGGTAACTTTAAAAAAGAGAATGATTTTATAACTCAATATTATCATAGTAAAGATAGACTAAAAAAGATGCTAAAAAAGATTGGCTTTGAGGTTGAAAGTTTACGAGACTTTAATCTTCATAGTGATGAAAAGCCAGATAAACAAATCTATATCTGTACGAAATAGAAGTTAAACGTTACAGCTTAAAACTTCTATTTCAATTCTATTTCTTCCTAGAGCTTTTGCTTTATATAAAGCATTATCTGCTCTATTAAAAATCTCTCTTTTTGTATCATTTTTATGATATTGAGAGATTCCCACAGAACAAGTTAACATTAGGTTATCTTTAAAATCATGTACTTCAACAGTAGAACGTATTTTTTCAGCAACTAAAATTGCTTCTTCAATATTTGTATGAGGAAGAAGTACTATAAACTCTTCTCCACCCCATCTAGCTACAACATCACTTTTTCTTGAACTAAATGTTAATATTTTAGAAAACTCTTGTAATACAGAATCACCTTTTAGGTGCCCATATGAGTCATTTACTTTTTTAAAGTGGTCAATATCAACTAATAAAATTGTAAAGATACCATTTTCATATCTATCAAGTTTTTTAATCTCATACTCTAAAAATGACTCAAATTTTTGTCTATTGTAGATTTTAGTTAGATAATCTGTTGAAGCTATTTCTTCTAGTTCTGCTTGTGTTTGAATTAAAGCTTCATTTGTTTTAGAGATTTTACTTCCCTCTTTTTTCATAAGCTCTATCCACTTATTATAAACAATTCTTAAAAGCTCTTTTTGAGAGATGATACCTGTTACATAACCTTTATCATTTTCAATAATAATTCTTTTAAACCTTTGTTTTCTAATAAATGCTAAAGCATCTGCAATAGTTGAGTGCTCTTTTAGAGTTTTAATAGGACTTGTCATAAAGTTTGAAATCTTTTGTGTTAAATTACAATCTAAATGTATAAGATTTATAAAGTCTTTTGAAGTAAAAATCCCCACTGCTTTTTCTTCATTATTCTTAATTATAACAGCATCATTTCCACTATTTTTTATAAGTTTAACAGCATGAAGTGCAGATGAATCCTCATAGGCAAAAACAGCTTGATAGTTTAAGATAAGATTACCAAGAGTTTGTCTCTCCATTAACATTTGAGGGTCAATATTATTGATTATATCAGTATAAGAAAGGATTCCTTCTAGTTTATTGTTTTCATCGACAATTACCATATACTCTTCTGTAGAGTTAATTTGGTTTAGAAGATTGATTAAGTTAAGGCTTTTATTTATAACCTTAACCTCTCTTAATCCTAAATCTTTAAGTTTTGTGCCGTGGTCTACTCTTTCTAATTTAAAATCAATTAATTGAGTTGTAGTAAGAATTTTGTAGGATGAAGTATCAGTTATAACTATTGTTCTAAGATTTGAAGCTGCCATTTTTTGAACAGCTTCATCAAGTGTTTTATTTGAATCTATAGTAACAATATCTTTTATTGCTATATCTAATACTTCAGGTATCATTTTTTATCCTTACAGACCAACTATTGATCTAATTTGCTCCATTTTTGCACTTGCTACTTTTCTTGCTTTACTTGCTCCAAAATCTAAAATCTCTTGAACTTCTTTTGGATTGTTTAATAAGTGTTCTCTTCTTTCTTGGTATGGTGCAAAGTGTTCATTGATTTTATCAAGTAGTGTTAACTTGAAGTGTCCATAACCTTCACCAGGAGTTGCATATCTTCCTTGTAACTCTTTTAATTCATCATCATTCATAAATAGTTCACAAAGTTTATAGATATTGCAGTTTTCCCACTCTTTTGGTTCATCAAGCTCTTTTGAGTCAGTTACGATTCCCATAACTTGTTTTTTAACACCTTTTTTTGTTCCAAACATATCAATAGTATTTCCATATGATTTAGACATTTTAGCTCCATCTGTTCCTGGAACTGTTGCTACAACTTCATCAACTTTTGCTTCAGGTAGAACAAAAATATCTGTGTTGTAGTGGTGATTAAAGCTATTAGCAATATCTCTTGTCATTTCTACGTGTTGGATTTGGTCTTTTCCAACAGGAACAATATTTGAATCATAAAGTAAAATATCAGCAGCCATTAAAACAGGATATGAAAATAATCCATGATTAGCATTGATACCTTTTGCTACTTTATCTTTGTATGAGTGTGCTCTTTCAAGAAGTCCCATAGATGTATGGTTTGATAATATCCAGTATAATTCAAGTACCTCTTTTACATCACTTTGTACCCAAAAAGTTGATTTTTCAGGGTCCATTCCTAATGATAAAAAGTTAACTACTGCTTCAAAAATGTTTTTTTCTAAAAGCTCTTTTTCTTTAACTGTTGTTAAAGCATGGTATGATGCAACAAATGCAAATAAATCACCTTGGTCTTGTGACTCAACCATTTTCTTAATCGCTCCGAAGTAGTTACCAATATGTAAAGTTCCACTTGGTTGAATTCCAGATAATATTCTCAATTTATACTTCCTTAAAATTATTTAAACACGCATTATAACTAAAGTAAATATAATAGCTTTTTAAACTATTAAGAAAGCTTCTTTTCTATTTTGTTCTCTATCAAATCAAGATGTAGTTGCAAATTGTAATATTCACCCATAAAAGAAAGGGGAACCTTTGTCTCCTTTTGAATTTCTTGTCTTAGTTTTTGTACCTTTTCTAGTTGAACTCTTAAATCTTTAGACTCTAAACTATCTATACTATTATCTAAGTTTTTAACTTCCTCATACCATCTATATATTTTTGAACGCATTGTCCATGTGTATAGTGGGAAAAAACCTTTAAATAGTGGGAAAAAACCTTTAAATAGTGGGAAAAGTAAAGTAAGTAAAGGGATAATAAGAAGTTTTAACCTATCTATATTTGAAGCTATCCAATAAGGAAAAATCTTTTCAAGCCAAGTATCTCCATACTCAAAATACCTTTGGGCTTCTTCGTGCATTTCAAGTTGCATATTTAAAGCATTTGGAAATTGTTCAGCTTTTGCGAAAAGGTCTTTTTTATTATGTACTTCTTTTACTTTTTTTAGAACTAGTCTAATTAACTCTTCAGAAAAACCATCTTTAACCACTAAATTTGCAGTTGTAGAAAGAAGACCAATATTCTCATCTGGTAAGTTTTTATATAAATCTAAGGTTCCTTCATATAGATTTAGAGCCTCTAAAAATGGATATTTTCTACTATAGGCTTTTGCTCTTTTAAAGCTTAAAATATTTATCTTTGGATTTGCAAGTAGCTCTTTTATGGTATCTGATTTATGAGAAGAAACAACAAACATTGCATCGATGTTTCCTTTTTCAAGCTCTTCTCTTGCTTTACTTGCATCATAATTGAAAATTTGAGAGTTGTCTTGATTTATGCCATTGTCTTTTAAAACTTTTAAAGCCAAGTCTTTAGTTCCACTACCTTCTCTTCCAATTGATATTTTTTTTGAGATTAGTTGAATAACATAATTTATAGGGAAACCTTCATTTCTATAAAAAACCCACAGAGGTTCATAATATATAGAGGCTAAGGATTTTATTCCTTCTTGGTTGTTTTTGATAGTTCCATTTTGTAAAAAGGCTATATCAGCTTTATTCTCTTTTAGTAAGTTTATATTTTCAATAGAACCAGCAGAAGTTAAAAGGTTTACTTTTACATTCTCTTTTTCTAATAATTCTTTGTAAATTAGGGCTGTTTTATAGTAGTTTCCACTTTTAGAACCAGTAGCTATTGTGATCTCTTTTTTGGGAGGTGGTTTAATAAATTTAGATGTTACATAAAAAGAAGCAATAACTAGTAAAAGAATAGGAATTGAGATTGTAAAAAATTTATATTTCATTTGTATTTCTCTTAATTATTTTTTATTATTATAACTTAGAAACACAAAAATAAAAAGAGGGCAAAGCCTCTTTTCTTTTTTAAACTAATAGGTTTTGTAATAGAATTTTAAATCCAATGATGATTAGAATAACTCCACCCAGAATTTCGGCTTTACTTTCATATTTTGCTCCACCTTTTACTCCTAAGTAAACACCTAAAATACTAAAGATAAAAGTAGTAATACCAATAATTGCTAATGATAAATATACATTTAGATTAAATAAGTGTAAAGAAAAACC from Arcobacter sp. F155 encodes:
- a CDS encoding diguanylate cyclase, whose protein sequence is MIPEVLDIAIKDIVTIDSNKTLDEAVQKMAASNLRTIVITDTSSYKILTTTQLIDFKLERVDHGTKLKDLGLREVKVINKSLNLINLLNQINSTEEYMVIVDENNKLEGILSYTDIINNIDPQMLMERQTLGNLILNYQAVFAYEDSSALHAVKLIKNSGNDAVIIKNNEEKAVGIFTSKDFINLIHLDCNLTQKISNFMTSPIKTLKEHSTIADALAFIRKQRFKRIIIENDKGYVTGIISQKELLRIVYNKWIELMKKEGSKISKTNEALIQTQAELEEIASTDYLTKIYNRQKFESFLEYEIKKLDRYENGIFTILLVDIDHFKKVNDSYGHLKGDSVLQEFSKILTFSSRKSDVVARWGGEEFIVLLPHTNIEEAILVAEKIRSTVEVHDFKDNLMLTCSVGISQYHKNDTKREIFNRADNALYKAKALGRNRIEIEVLSCNV
- the trpS gene encoding tryptophan--tRNA ligase, which produces MRILSGIQPSGTLHIGNYFGAIKKMVESQDQGDLFAFVASYHALTTVKEKELLEKNIFEAVVNFLSLGMDPEKSTFWVQSDVKEVLELYWILSNHTSMGLLERAHSYKDKVAKGINANHGLFSYPVLMAADILLYDSNIVPVGKDQIQHVEMTRDIANSFNHHYNTDIFVLPEAKVDEVVATVPGTDGAKMSKSYGNTIDMFGTKKGVKKQVMGIVTDSKELDEPKEWENCNIYKLCELFMNDDELKELQGRYATPGEGYGHFKLTLLDKINEHFAPYQERREHLLNNPKEVQEILDFGASKARKVASAKMEQIRSIVGL
- a CDS encoding TAXI family TRAP transporter solute-binding subunit, which encodes MKYKFFTISIPILLLVIASFYVTSKFIKPPPKKEITIATGSKSGNYYKTALIYKELLEKENVKVNLLTSAGSIENINLLKENKADIAFLQNGTIKNNQEGIKSLASIYYEPLWVFYRNEGFPINYVIQLISKKISIGREGSGTKDLALKVLKDNGINQDNSQIFNYDASKAREELEKGNIDAMFVVSSHKSDTIKELLANPKINILSFKRAKAYSRKYPFLEALNLYEGTLDLYKNLPDENIGLLSTTANLVVKDGFSEELIRLVLKKVKEVHNKKDLFAKAEQFPNALNMQLEMHEEAQRYFEYGDTWLEKIFPYWIASNIDRLKLLIIPLLTLLFPLFKGFFPLFKGFFPLYTWTMRSKIYRWYEEVKNLDNSIDSLESKDLRVQLEKVQKLRQEIQKETKVPLSFMGEYYNLQLHLDLIENKIEKKLS